A DNA window from Synchiropus splendidus isolate RoL2022-P1 chromosome 2, RoL_Sspl_1.0, whole genome shotgun sequence contains the following coding sequences:
- the LOC128754786 gene encoding serine/threonine-protein phosphatase 2A 55 kDa regulatory subunit B gamma isoform-like isoform X1: protein MGEDAESPKINHTFLRDYVTEGRTDADVISTVEFNQTGDLLATGDKGGRVVIFQRETESKGESEHVGEAGDSGEYNVYSTFQSHEPDFDYLKSLEIEEKINKIKWLPKQNAAHFLLSTNDKTIKLWKVSERDKRPEGYNLKDEEGRLKDISTITSLQVPVLKPTDLMVEVRPRRVFSNGHTYHVNSISVNSDGETYLSADDLRINMWHLGITDRSFNIVDIKPANMEDLTEVITAAEFHPHHCHLFVYSSSKGTLRLCDMRASALCDKHTKSFEEPEDPGSRSFFSEIISSVSDVKFSHSGRYLLTRDYLTAKVWDLHMDKGPVETYQVHEYLRSKLCSLYENDCIFDKFECVWNSSDSVIMTGAYNSFFRMFDRDTGRGVTLEAWRESSKPRAVLRTRRVYTGGKRRRGDVGVDSLDFSKKILHMAWHPSENIIAIAATNNLYIFQDRVNSESQAH, encoded by the exons ATGGGCGAGGACGCTGAGAGCCCCAAAATCAACCATACCTTCCTGCGAGACTACGTCACAGAAGGTAGAACAGACG CTGATGTcatctctacagttgaatttaACCAGACGGGGGACCTGCTGGCCACAGGGGATAAAGGTGGCCGAGTGGTCATCTTCCAGAGAGAAACAGAG TCAAAAGGGGAGTCCGAGCATGTTGGGGAGGCGGGTGACTCGGGAGAGTACAATGTCTATAGTACCTTCCAGAGCCACGAGCCCGACTTTGACTACCTAAAAAGTCTGGAGATCGAGGAGAAAATCAAcaagatcaaatggctgcctaaACAGAACGCcgctcacttcctcctctccaccaaTG ATAAGACCATTAAGCTGTGGAAAGTAAGTGAGAGAGACAAGAGACCAGAGGGATACAACCTGAAAGATGAGGAGGGACGACTCAAGGACATTTCCACCATCACCTCCCTGCAG GTGCCGGTACTGAAGCCCACAGACCTGATGGTAGAGGTCAGGCCCAGGAGAGTATTCTCCAATGGACACACCTACCATGTGAACTCCATCTCGGTCAACAGTGATGGGGAGACGTACCTGTCTGCAGATGACCTCAGGATCAACATGTGGCACCTGGGCATCACGGACCGCAGTTTCA ATATTGTGGACATCAAGCCAGCCAACATGGAGGATCTCACAGAGGTCATCACTGCCGCAGAGTTTCATCCCCACCACTGTCACCTGTTTGTATACAGCAGCAGTAAAGGAACGCTGCGTCTCTGCGACATGAGAGCCTCTGCACTctgtgacaaacacaccaaat catttgaggaacctgagGATCCAGGGAGCCGGTCTTTCTTCTCAGAAATCATTTCCTCTGTGTCAGATGTCAAGTTCAGCCACAGTGGGCGATACCTGCTGACCAGGGACTACCTCACCGCCAAGGTGTGGGACCTGCACATGGACAAAGGCCCTGTGGAGACATATCAG GTCCATGAATATCTGCGGAGCAAGCTCTGCTCTCTCTACGAAAATGACTGCATCTTCGACAAGTTTGAATGCGTCTGGAACAGTTCAGACAG cGTGATCATGACGGGGGCATACAACAGCTTCTTCAGGATGTTCGACCGGGACACGGGCCGGGGCGTGACCTTGGAGGcgtggagagagagcagcaaACCTCGAGCGGTTCTGCGGACCCGCCGCGTGTACACTGGCGGCAAACGTCGCCGTGGAGATGTCGGTGTGGACAGCTTGGACTTCTCTAAAAAAATCTTGCACATGGCTTGGCACCCGTCTGAGAACATCATCGCCATAGCGGCGACCAACAACCTGTACATCTTCCAGGATCGTGTCAACAGCGAGTCGCAGGCACATTGA
- the LOC128753299 gene encoding wolframin-like: MDSTGVPKSVAPAASSTPVPESVTTNQSLAQVSNLAPFSRVKSAPSLSTGSLSSTKPVRRTFASVAKRVIIEERLRKAEEDEALEDEDEEPEEDLSVDQIVEKAKAGDARAQTRLGQHYLILAQEKDADENNILAVNWLIKAAKQGRKGASRLLQRCWIQRKGITPENEEDVRKLATESKFEQAVRKAAMMMYWKLNPERKKKVAVAELLGNIGQVNTVQGGAPSKVPVPTSGQTQKVLESMVSNEAGQMVDLDGFVEMTKNYAQGITAPPAKSNESMTDKTECAAGSPESGKEVTSGGKKHHKSSWGFGGTGMMLDTKQTGAIKKAMAMKSRFMYLQYPMHTVVEIKEHLVDWASRAGVQWLSTIIPTQHVNALIFFFIISNLTVDLFAFIIPLLVFYLSFISMIICTLRIFKSSKSWENFSALTSLLTHFEPGLDVEQAETNFGWNNLEPYIYFIVSVFFVIFSFPVADRGWIPCSELSTVAIFFTAISYHSLSPTAATYARRAMVIEVASSLCGLTQFLPENMTVLYNLGRTFATLPLGDSVELKLSLPCLLYVYLIFLFFSMARMRGFRGTYCFLVPYLVCFMWCEFSVVLLQHSSAVGLIRTCVAYFLFLFALPVLAFGLATMLFIQVFKWFLELELTKVIVTLVICAIPVTLRLWTRFSMSILDVFRSITHRGPVKLILLCISMVILLFSVYVYHAEGQKVYNSTLTWNQYSSACGPSAWQSKGMAQTQIICSHLHGHRVTWTGRFKHASVVETENGAQSVINMLPVFMADWLRCLYGETYPKCDQRNISVANLTAPGSEAVVSLPLLLRMQEEEELCQIKALAKHSCHVKRFDSYRFQVTVGLISHSSVEAEDPAKDIILMASHEFRQVLLNLKPGNLVEFSTKLEGKLGAKSPAFELKAIHCLDCESSPLTGGRQVKIERNWRRTTMRALKFAFDFFFAPFLSAKITG; this comes from the exons ATGGATTCCACAGGAGTACCAAAGTCTGTGGCCCCTGCTGCATCCTCTACCCCTGTGCCTGAGAGTGTGACAACAAACCAGTCTCTTGCACAAGTTTCCAACCTGGCTCCTTTTTCCAGAGTTAAGTCAGCACCTTCCCTGTCAACCGGTTCTCTTTCTTCTACCAAGCCTGTCAGGCGAACCTTTGCCTCCGTGGCCAAGCGGGTGATTATAGAGGAACGTCTCAGGAaagcagaggaagatgaagcCCTAGAGGATGAAG atgaagaACCAGAGGAAGATCTGTCAGTTGATCAGATAGTGGAGAAGGCCAAAGCTGGTGATGCCCGAGCTCAAACCCGG CTTGGTCAGCACTATTTGATCCTTGCTCAAGAGAAAGACGCGGATGAGAATAATATTTTGGCTGTTAACTGGCTGATAAAAGCGGCAAAGCAGGGACGGAAAGGAGCCAGCCGACTTCTCCAGCGTTGCTGGATCCAGAGAAAAG GAATTACTCCAGAGAATGAGGAAGATGTCCGCAAGTTGGCTACGGAGAGCAAGTTTGAGCAAGCCGTGCGTAAAGCCGCCATGATGATGTACTGGAAGCTCAAtccagagaggaagaagaaggtggcGGTGGCCGAGCTCCTGGGAAACATCGGCCAGGTCAACACGGTACAGG GTGGCGCTCCATCCAAGGTTCCAGTACCGACTTCAGGTCAGACCCAGAAGGTGTTGGAAAGTATGGTCAGCAATGAGG CTGGTCAGATGGTGGACCTGGACGGTTTTGTGGAGATGACAAAAAACTATGCTCAGGGAATCACTGCACCTCCCGCCAAAAGCAATGAGTCGATGACAGACAAGACAGAGTGTGCTGCCGGCAGTCCTGAAAGTGGAAAAGAG GTGACCTCTGGTGGTAAGAAGCACCACAAGAGTTCTTGGGGCTTTGGGGGGACCGGGATGATGCTGGATACAAAGCAAACAGGAGCCATCAAGAAAGCCATGGCGATGAAATCGCGCTTCATG TACCTGCAGTACCCAATGCACACTGTTGTCGAGATTAAGGAGCACCTGGTGGACTGGGCCTCCCGGGCTGGAGTCCAGTGGCTGAGCACCATCATCCCTACCCAGCACGTCAACGctctcatcttcttcttcatcatcagtaaCCTGACGGTGGATTTGTTTGCCTTCATCATCCCGCTCCTGGTCTTctatctctccttcatctccatgaTTATTTGCACCCTGCGCATTTTTAAAAGCAGCAAG AGCTGGGAGAACTTCAGCGCGCTGACATCCCTGTTGACTCATTTTGAACCCGGACTGGACGTGGAGCAGGCAGAGACCAACTTTGGCTGGAACAACCTGGAGCCCTACATCTATTTCATCGTCTCAGTCTTCTTTGTCATTTTCTCCTTCCCTGTGGCTGATAGAGGATGGATTCCCTGCTCAGAGCTTTCTACTGTGGCCATTTTCTTCACTGCTATCAGCTACCACAGTCTCAGCCCCACTGCCGCCACATATGCACGGCGGGCGATGGTGATAGAG GTTGCGTCGTCTCTGTGTGGCCTGACACAGTTTCTTCCAGAAAACATGACTGTGCTTTATAATCTGGGACGCACCTTCGCCACTCTGCCACTAGGGGACTCAGTGGAGCTGAAGCTCAGCCTTCCCTGCCTGCTCTATGTTTATCTCATCTTCCTGTTCTTCAG CATGGCCCGGATGCGTGGTTTCCGGGGGACTTACTGCTTCTTGGTGCCGTACCTGGTGTGTTTCATGTGGTGCGAGTTCTCCGTGGTCCTCCTGCAGCATTCCTCTGCTGTGGGTCTGATCCGCACCTGCGTGGCctacttcctcttcctgtttgcTCTCCCCGTTCTGGCCTTCGGACTCGCCACCATGCTCTTCATCCAGGTCTTCAAATGGTTCCTGGAGCTGGAACTGACCAAAGTGATCGTGACCCTGGTGATATGTGCGATCCCCGTCACTCTGCGCCTGTGGACTCGCTTCAGCATGTCTATTCTGGACGTCTTCCGCTCCATCACACACCGTGGGCCGGTGAAGCTCATTCTGCTCTGTATCTCCATGGTGAttcttcttttctctgtctATGTTTATCATGCTGAGGGACAGAAGGTCTACAACTCCACTCTGACCTGGAACCAGTACAGTAGTGCATGCGGGCCATCAGCGTGGCAAAGTAAAGGCATGGCCCAAACTCAGATCATCTGCAGCCACCTGCATGGACACAGAGTGACCTGGACCGGACGCTTCAAACATGCCAGTGTGGTGGAAACAGAGAACGGCGCCCAGTCAGTCATTAACATGTTGCCGGTGTTTATGGCAGACTGGCTGCGCTGTCTCTACGGCGAGACCTACCCGAAATGTGACCAGAGAAACATCTCAGTGGCAAACCTGACGGCCCCCGGTTCTGAAGCAGTCGTCTCTTTGCCTTTGCTGCTTCGTatgcaagaagaggaagagttgTGTCAGATCAAGGCGCTGGCTAAACACAGCTGCCACGTGAAGCGTTTTGACAGCTACCGGTTTCAAGTGACAGTCGGTTTGATCAGCCATTCGAGTGTGGAGGCGGAAGATCCAGCCAAGGACATCATCCTGATGGCCAGTCACGAGTTCCGACAGGTCTTACTAAACCTCAAACCTGGTAATCTTGTGGAGTTTAGCACAAAACTTGAAGGTAAACTGGGAGCCAAATCTCCCGCTTTCGAACTGAAGGCCATCCACTGCCTCGACTGTGAGTCTTCTCCGCTGACTGGAGGCCGCCAGGTGAAGATCGAGAGAAACTGGAGAAGAACTACAATGAGAGCTCTGAAGTTTGCCTTTGATTTTTTCTTTGCGCCCTTCCTGTCGGCAAAGATCACCGGCTGA
- the LOC128754786 gene encoding serine/threonine-protein phosphatase 2A 55 kDa regulatory subunit B gamma isoform-like isoform X2 codes for MGEDAESPKINHTFLRDYVTEADVISTVEFNQTGDLLATGDKGGRVVIFQRETESKGESEHVGEAGDSGEYNVYSTFQSHEPDFDYLKSLEIEEKINKIKWLPKQNAAHFLLSTNDKTIKLWKVSERDKRPEGYNLKDEEGRLKDISTITSLQVPVLKPTDLMVEVRPRRVFSNGHTYHVNSISVNSDGETYLSADDLRINMWHLGITDRSFNIVDIKPANMEDLTEVITAAEFHPHHCHLFVYSSSKGTLRLCDMRASALCDKHTKSFEEPEDPGSRSFFSEIISSVSDVKFSHSGRYLLTRDYLTAKVWDLHMDKGPVETYQVHEYLRSKLCSLYENDCIFDKFECVWNSSDSVIMTGAYNSFFRMFDRDTGRGVTLEAWRESSKPRAVLRTRRVYTGGKRRRGDVGVDSLDFSKKILHMAWHPSENIIAIAATNNLYIFQDRVNSESQAH; via the exons ATGGGCGAGGACGCTGAGAGCCCCAAAATCAACCATACCTTCCTGCGAGACTACGTCACAGAAG CTGATGTcatctctacagttgaatttaACCAGACGGGGGACCTGCTGGCCACAGGGGATAAAGGTGGCCGAGTGGTCATCTTCCAGAGAGAAACAGAG TCAAAAGGGGAGTCCGAGCATGTTGGGGAGGCGGGTGACTCGGGAGAGTACAATGTCTATAGTACCTTCCAGAGCCACGAGCCCGACTTTGACTACCTAAAAAGTCTGGAGATCGAGGAGAAAATCAAcaagatcaaatggctgcctaaACAGAACGCcgctcacttcctcctctccaccaaTG ATAAGACCATTAAGCTGTGGAAAGTAAGTGAGAGAGACAAGAGACCAGAGGGATACAACCTGAAAGATGAGGAGGGACGACTCAAGGACATTTCCACCATCACCTCCCTGCAG GTGCCGGTACTGAAGCCCACAGACCTGATGGTAGAGGTCAGGCCCAGGAGAGTATTCTCCAATGGACACACCTACCATGTGAACTCCATCTCGGTCAACAGTGATGGGGAGACGTACCTGTCTGCAGATGACCTCAGGATCAACATGTGGCACCTGGGCATCACGGACCGCAGTTTCA ATATTGTGGACATCAAGCCAGCCAACATGGAGGATCTCACAGAGGTCATCACTGCCGCAGAGTTTCATCCCCACCACTGTCACCTGTTTGTATACAGCAGCAGTAAAGGAACGCTGCGTCTCTGCGACATGAGAGCCTCTGCACTctgtgacaaacacaccaaat catttgaggaacctgagGATCCAGGGAGCCGGTCTTTCTTCTCAGAAATCATTTCCTCTGTGTCAGATGTCAAGTTCAGCCACAGTGGGCGATACCTGCTGACCAGGGACTACCTCACCGCCAAGGTGTGGGACCTGCACATGGACAAAGGCCCTGTGGAGACATATCAG GTCCATGAATATCTGCGGAGCAAGCTCTGCTCTCTCTACGAAAATGACTGCATCTTCGACAAGTTTGAATGCGTCTGGAACAGTTCAGACAG cGTGATCATGACGGGGGCATACAACAGCTTCTTCAGGATGTTCGACCGGGACACGGGCCGGGGCGTGACCTTGGAGGcgtggagagagagcagcaaACCTCGAGCGGTTCTGCGGACCCGCCGCGTGTACACTGGCGGCAAACGTCGCCGTGGAGATGTCGGTGTGGACAGCTTGGACTTCTCTAAAAAAATCTTGCACATGGCTTGGCACCCGTCTGAGAACATCATCGCCATAGCGGCGACCAACAACCTGTACATCTTCCAGGATCGTGTCAACAGCGAGTCGCAGGCACATTGA